The Oryzias melastigma strain HK-1 linkage group LG3, ASM292280v2, whole genome shotgun sequence genome contains a region encoding:
- the LOC112160530 gene encoding E3 ubiquitin-protein ligase RNF128: MGKKTPHRQLLLLCLSALVCRSSSLVFWTAVVEMSYANSNETVDKYCECGVYGRNSVVDKASGIATLPRGDPRGCGPDPVYNRNFSSPPWIALVKRGNCTFSEKINAAKRQGAAGVVVYNVEGSGNSTTHMAHPEADGIVAIMVGNLQGLEIVRLVQNGTEVQLLVDVGSPHGPWMDTYWLYFLSIAFFIVTAASIAYFVFISASRLYNMNRQRRTERKMKSEAKRAIGRLQVRTLRRGDEEITSDSHLCAVCIESYKQGDVVTVLTCDHVFHKACIEPWLLDRRTCPMCKSDILKSLGVEDEAKETVSIVPPPDVAVITVAGAETLYEVPLNDPGSPNPGQHHYDNVAFEQDSEAARG; this comes from the coding sequence ATGGGTAAGAAGACACCTCACCGTCAGCTGCTTTTGCTGTGTTTGTCGGCGCTCGTTTGCCGCTCTTCTTCCTTAGTGTTTTGGACAGCAGTGGTGGAAATGAGCTATGCTAACAGCAACGAGACTGTAGACAAGTACTGCGAGTGTGGTGTTTACGGCCGTAACTCTGTGGTGGACAAAGCCTCTGGGATTGCCACGCTTCCAAGAGGAGACCCCAGAGGCTGTGGCCCAGATCCTGTCTACAACCGCAACTTCAGCTCGCCCCCGTGGATCGCCCTGGTGAAGCGGGGAAACTGCACCTTCAGTGAAAAGATCAACGCCGCCAAACGGCAAGGAGCAGCTGGCGTGGTGGTGTATAACGTGGAAGGCAGTGGAAACAGCACCACACACATGGCACACCCAGAAGCCGACGGCATTGTGGCTATCATGGTTGGCAACCTTCAAGGCTTGGAGATTGTCCGGCTGGTGCAGAACGGAACAGAAGTGCAGCTGCTGGTCGACGTGGGCAGCCCCCACGGGCCCTGGATGGACACGTACTGGCTGTACTTCCTGTCTATCGCCTTCTTCATCGTCACCGCGGCCTCCATTGCCTACTTTGTGTTCATCTCGGCAAGCCGCCTCTACAACATGAACAGGCAGAGGCGCACCGAGAGGAAAATGAAATCCGAGGCCAAGAGAGCCATCGGGCGCCTTCAGGTGCGCACGCTGAGGCGAGGGGACGAGGAGATCACCTCCGACTCCCACCTGTGCGCCGTTTGCATCGAGTCCTACAAGCAGGGCGATGTGGTGACCGTCCTCACGTGTGACCACGTCTTCCACAAAGCCTGCATCGAGCCGTGGCTGCTGGACAGGAGGACCTGCCCCATGTGCAAGAGCGACATCCTGAAGTCCCTGGGGGTTGAGGATGAGGCCAAGGAGACTGTGTCTATAGTACCACCACCAGATGTCGCTGTGATCACAGTGGCAGGAGCAGAGACCCTGTATGAAGTCCCTCTGAATGACCCCGGGAGCCCCAACCCAGGCCAGCATCACTATGACAACGTTGCTTTTGAGCAAGACTCGGAAGCTGCCCGGGGATGA